One part of the Methylobacterium mesophilicum SR1.6/6 genome encodes these proteins:
- a CDS encoding transglutaminase-like domain-containing protein, producing MRIRCGYTVALDTFAPTPMVLLLNVRPERQPDLLSREVIAFDPPVQPRQFRDTFGNVATRILVPAGRITMSADFEIEDHGRPDDHAPDARQIPVRDLPDEALPFLLGSRYCDTDKLSQAAWDQFGSTPEGWGRVQAIVDYAHGRLRFDYMQADATRSAFDGHAQQIGVCRDFAHLAITLCRCMNIPARYATGYLGDIGVPKDPAPMDFSAWFDVYLDGPAGPRWYTFDARHNRPRIGRIVMAYGRDATDCAITTSFGPSPLARFTVHTDEVEPG from the coding sequence ATGCGCATCCGTTGCGGCTACACCGTCGCCCTCGATACCTTTGCTCCGACCCCGATGGTGCTGCTGCTCAACGTGCGCCCCGAGCGTCAGCCAGACCTTCTGAGCCGCGAGGTCATCGCGTTCGACCCACCGGTCCAGCCAAGACAGTTCCGCGACACGTTCGGCAATGTCGCCACCCGCATCCTCGTCCCAGCTGGGCGCATCACCATGTCGGCGGACTTCGAGATCGAGGATCACGGTCGCCCTGACGACCACGCGCCGGACGCCCGGCAGATCCCGGTGCGGGACCTACCGGACGAGGCGCTGCCGTTCCTGCTCGGCTCGCGCTACTGCGACACCGACAAGCTCTCGCAGGCCGCCTGGGACCAGTTCGGCTCGACGCCCGAGGGCTGGGGGCGCGTCCAGGCCATCGTCGACTACGCGCACGGCCGCCTGCGCTTCGACTACATGCAGGCCGACGCGACCCGCAGCGCCTTCGACGGCCACGCCCAGCAGATCGGCGTGTGCCGAGATTTCGCCCACCTGGCCATCACGCTGTGCCGGTGCATGAACATCCCGGCGCGCTACGCGACTGGCTACCTCGGCGACATCGGCGTGCCGAAGGACCCGGCGCCGATGGACTTCTCGGCGTGGTTCGACGTCTACCTCGACGGGCCGGCGGGACCGCGCTGGTACACGTTCGACGCCCGGCACAACCGACCGCGGATCGGCCGCATCGTCATGGCCTACGGCCGCGACGCCACGGATTGCGCGATCACCACGAGCTTCGGCCCCTCGCCGTTGGCTAGGTTCACGGTGCATACGGACGAGGTCGAACCAGGCTGA
- a CDS encoding MHYT domain-containing protein: MVPTGYDPAFVALSLAIAVFASYTALDLGGRVRGAAAGLRWAWVAAASLAMGGGIWAMHFVGMLAFEMGMPAAYDFRTTVASLVLAIAATGAAFSWVSRPAAGPRDVLISGPLMGVGVAGMHYTGMAAMRVPGNFAYSLPVVAASVAIAVTAATAALWLTFRQNSVWQKLAAAVVMGLAVAGMHYTGMAAATFTAEDLGAHAAHAAGVSVSQQNLALYVSGATFTILFMAIVAASFDQQRVQRDIHASEGRFRAAAEAVGDIIWTADASGAMTGPQPYWQAYTGQSEAECQGTGWAKAVHPDDVEATKAAWREAVAADRGYELQHRVRNRDGAYRLFTVKGRPVRNADGTIREWVGVHADITEREAFETALREARDEAEEHSRAKSQFLANMSHELRTPLSAVIGYSEMLEEEAEELGQDSLLKDLGKIKSNAQHLLGLINDVLDLSKVEAEKMDLYLEDIDVAEFVRDAAGTVDALVAKKGNRLVVAVSEDVGLARTDAVKLRQCVFNLLSNAAKFTENGTITLGVAREAGVGGGWLRFTVEDTGIGMSPEQVGRLFERFTQADESTTRNYGGTGLGLALSRAFAQLLGGDITVTSIEGRGTCFALVVPAKLPEVPDEGVAAEPAHEEGHGEPGRGLVLVIDDEASQRELMTRFLARQGFSVRTASDGKTGLELARSLTPRVILLDVMMPDVDGWTVLATLKSEDATRDIPVVMVSFVADAALSASLGAAEALPKPVDWGRLKGVLDRVGRGAGDILVVDDDADMRARLRSVLERNGWSVREAGDGAEALRRMAEDRPRLVLLDLTMPVMDGFTFLREMRGQPGCEEIPVVVLSARDVSGEERRRLDGADRVLRKGDASLQDLAAEVDRLGHGSERQGTPQASA; this comes from the coding sequence ATGGTCCCCACCGGCTACGATCCCGCATTCGTCGCGCTGTCCCTCGCCATCGCGGTGTTTGCCTCCTACACGGCGCTCGACTTGGGTGGACGCGTCCGGGGGGCGGCCGCCGGCCTGCGCTGGGCATGGGTCGCGGCAGCCTCGCTCGCCATGGGTGGCGGCATCTGGGCGATGCACTTCGTCGGCATGCTCGCGTTCGAGATGGGCATGCCGGCGGCCTACGACTTCCGGACGACCGTCGCGTCGCTGGTGCTCGCCATCGCCGCCACCGGGGCCGCCTTCTCGTGGGTCAGCCGCCCGGCCGCCGGACCGCGCGACGTCCTGATCAGCGGTCCCCTGATGGGTGTCGGCGTCGCGGGCATGCACTACACCGGCATGGCGGCAATGCGGGTGCCGGGTAACTTCGCCTACAGCCTGCCTGTGGTCGCCGCATCGGTAGCCATCGCCGTGACCGCAGCGACCGCCGCGCTGTGGTTGACCTTCCGGCAGAACAGCGTCTGGCAAAAGCTCGCGGCCGCCGTAGTCATGGGTCTCGCGGTCGCGGGCATGCACTACACCGGCATGGCCGCGGCGACCTTCACCGCGGAGGATCTCGGAGCGCACGCCGCTCACGCCGCGGGCGTCAGCGTCAGCCAGCAAAACCTCGCCCTATACGTCTCCGGCGCGACCTTCACGATCCTGTTCATGGCCATCGTGGCGGCGTCGTTCGACCAGCAGCGGGTGCAGCGCGACATCCATGCCAGCGAAGGCCGCTTCCGCGCGGCGGCTGAGGCGGTCGGCGATATCATCTGGACCGCCGACGCCAGCGGCGCGATGACCGGGCCTCAGCCATACTGGCAAGCCTACACCGGTCAGTCCGAGGCCGAGTGCCAGGGCACCGGATGGGCGAAGGCCGTGCACCCCGACGACGTCGAGGCGACGAAGGCGGCGTGGCGCGAGGCTGTGGCGGCGGACCGGGGCTACGAACTCCAGCATCGCGTGCGCAACCGAGACGGTGCGTATCGGCTGTTCACGGTCAAGGGGCGCCCAGTGCGCAACGCGGATGGGACGATCCGCGAGTGGGTCGGCGTCCACGCCGACATCACCGAACGCGAAGCCTTTGAGACCGCCCTACGTGAGGCCAGGGATGAGGCCGAGGAGCATAGCCGCGCCAAGAGCCAGTTCCTGGCCAACATGAGCCACGAGCTGCGCACGCCGCTGTCGGCGGTGATCGGCTACTCGGAGATGCTGGAGGAGGAGGCCGAGGAACTCGGTCAGGACAGCCTTCTGAAGGACCTCGGCAAGATCAAGTCGAACGCCCAGCACCTGCTCGGGCTGATCAACGATGTGCTCGACCTGTCCAAGGTCGAGGCCGAGAAGATGGACCTATACCTGGAGGACATCGACGTCGCGGAGTTCGTGCGCGACGCCGCCGGGACGGTCGATGCGCTGGTCGCGAAGAAGGGCAACCGCCTCGTGGTCGCGGTTTCCGAAGATGTGGGACTGGCACGCACGGACGCGGTGAAGCTGCGCCAGTGTGTGTTCAACCTGCTCTCGAATGCGGCCAAGTTCACCGAGAACGGTACCATCACCCTCGGGGTCGCCCGCGAGGCAGGCGTCGGCGGCGGCTGGCTCCGCTTTACCGTGGAGGACACCGGCATCGGCATGAGCCCTGAGCAAGTTGGGCGCCTGTTCGAGCGTTTCACCCAGGCCGACGAGAGCACCACGCGCAATTACGGTGGCACCGGTCTTGGGCTGGCCCTGAGCCGTGCATTCGCCCAGCTTCTCGGTGGCGACATCACGGTGACCAGTATCGAGGGTCGGGGCACGTGCTTCGCCCTCGTCGTGCCGGCGAAGCTTCCGGAGGTGCCCGACGAGGGCGTCGCAGCCGAGCCTGCGCATGAGGAAGGGCACGGCGAGCCGGGGCGCGGCCTCGTGCTGGTCATCGATGACGAGGCGAGCCAGCGCGAATTAATGACCCGCTTCCTCGCCCGGCAGGGGTTCTCGGTGCGCACGGCCTCAGACGGTAAGACAGGTCTGGAGTTGGCCCGCAGCCTGACGCCGCGGGTGATCCTGCTCGACGTGATGATGCCGGACGTGGACGGCTGGACGGTGCTGGCGACCCTGAAGAGCGAGGACGCCACGCGAGACATCCCGGTGGTCATGGTAAGCTTCGTGGCAGACGCGGCGCTGAGTGCGTCCCTCGGTGCGGCGGAGGCGTTGCCGAAGCCGGTGGACTGGGGACGGCTCAAGGGCGTCCTCGACCGGGTCGGACGCGGTGCCGGCGACATCCTCGTTGTCGACGACGACGCCGACATGCGGGCACGCCTCCGGAGCGTCCTCGAACGCAACGGCTGGTCGGTGCGCGAGGCCGGTGACGGGGCCGAGGCCCTTCGGCGTATGGCCGAGGATAGGCCCCGGCTGGTGTTGCTCGACCTGACGATGCCCGTGATGGATGGGTTCACGTTCCTGCGCGAGATGCGGGGGCAGCCAGGCTGCGAAGAGATCCCGGTCGTCGTCCTCAGCGCGCGAGATGTTTCGGGCGAAGAGCGCCGCAGGCTGGACGGGGCGGACAGAGTGCTGCGCAAGGGTGACGCCAGCCTCCAGGACCTCGCGGCCGAGGTTGACCGGCTCGGCCACGGTTCGGAACGCCAAGGCACCCCGCAGGCTTCGGCCTGA
- a CDS encoding CorA family divalent cation transporter produces the protein MPIGRPLPGLLWAMSFDERGCGRLLAPDEALPDLDAFGGGFLWLHFDLKAADLGSLNDAGHVGTRSLAEAVFREDEHQRVTVADGHVGGVVADLARPGAKPDIAGRLHFVMGPRSLVSGRRGLAESPDATRTIAQEGRPIPSPVLLLETMVGFVVAAMAATGQRLADEVNGIEDRVLDGRVRDDRRRLGPIRRSAVRLHRQLLGLAAVFHRLEEDDLARDLHGPAIAVAARLAQRLDALDRDVTALAERARLLQEELAARVAEESNRQLYVLSILSALFLPPTFITGLFGMNVKGLPFADDPCGFLFVAGLSLLSAAATYGIIRVLGIRPPRG, from the coding sequence ATGCCGATAGGCAGGCCCCTGCCCGGACTGCTCTGGGCGATGTCCTTCGACGAGCGGGGCTGCGGACGCCTTCTGGCTCCGGACGAGGCGCTGCCGGATCTCGACGCATTCGGCGGGGGCTTCCTCTGGCTGCATTTCGACTTGAAGGCCGCGGACCTGGGGTCGCTGAACGATGCCGGGCACGTCGGGACGCGGTCGCTCGCCGAAGCCGTCTTCAGGGAGGACGAGCACCAGCGCGTCACAGTCGCGGACGGGCATGTCGGCGGCGTGGTCGCCGACCTCGCCCGGCCCGGGGCCAAGCCCGACATCGCCGGCCGTCTTCACTTCGTCATGGGTCCGCGGTCGCTGGTGAGCGGGCGCCGAGGCCTAGCCGAGAGCCCGGACGCCACGCGGACGATCGCCCAGGAAGGGCGCCCGATTCCCTCCCCCGTGCTGCTGCTGGAGACGATGGTCGGCTTCGTGGTCGCCGCCATGGCGGCGACGGGGCAGAGGCTCGCCGACGAGGTCAACGGCATTGAGGACCGCGTGCTCGACGGGCGCGTGCGCGACGACCGACGGCGCCTGGGGCCGATCCGCCGGAGCGCCGTGCGCCTGCACCGGCAACTGCTTGGGCTCGCCGCTGTGTTCCACCGGTTGGAGGAGGACGACCTAGCCCGGGACCTGCACGGTCCCGCAATCGCCGTGGCGGCGCGGCTGGCCCAGCGGTTGGATGCCCTCGACCGTGACGTGACCGCACTCGCCGAGCGCGCGCGGCTGCTGCAGGAGGAGCTCGCGGCCCGCGTGGCGGAGGAGAGCAACCGCCAGCTCTACGTGCTGTCCATCCTCTCGGCTCTGTTCCTGCCGCCGACCTTCATCACCGGCCTGTTCGGCATGAACGTGAAGGGTCTGCCGTTCGCCGACGACCCTTGCGGTTTCCTGTTCGTGGCTGGGCTGAGCCTGCTGTCGGCGGCCGCGACCTACGGCATCATCCGGGTGCTCGGCATCCGCCCGCCGCGCGGTTAG
- a CDS encoding ester cyclase, translating to MSRESSIQATEKFGELVNGGRFDAFPEVVAPDCHDHDPAPGQHMGPEGYQAFFTQLRSAFPDMQVEVKKLVADGDSVAFAYTLTGTHHGDFNGHKPTGKAIKVRGMQIGRFVDGKMVERWGSSDELGILKQIGVIEG from the coding sequence ATGTCCCGCGAGAGCAGCATCCAGGCGACCGAAAAGTTTGGCGAGCTCGTCAACGGCGGCCGGTTCGACGCCTTTCCCGAGGTCGTCGCCCCGGACTGCCACGATCACGATCCGGCGCCGGGCCAGCATATGGGCCCCGAGGGATATCAAGCGTTCTTCACGCAGCTTCGCTCCGCCTTCCCCGACATGCAGGTCGAGGTAAAGAAGCTCGTCGCGGATGGGGACAGCGTCGCCTTCGCTTACACGCTCACCGGCACCCACCATGGCGACTTCAACGGGCACAAGCCGACCGGGAAGGCCATCAAAGTCCGTGGCATGCAGATCGGCCGCTTCGTGGATGGCAAGATGGTCGAGCGGTGGGGTTCATCCGACGAGCTCGGCATCCTGAAGCAGATCGGCGTCATTGAGGGTTGA
- a CDS encoding type 1 glutamine amidotransferase domain-containing protein gives MSLQGKKIAILIAPRGTEDPEFAKPRDAVKQAGATVTVIGLEAGEAETVNNDLDPAGRYQVDRTIDGATAADYDGLVIPGGCVGADKLRASEDVVAFVRDFFAAGKPVGVICHGPWTLIEADVVKGRTLTSYPTVRRDIENAGGTWVDEEVVCDKGLVTSRTPKDLPAFCAKIVEEFAEGRHPDQARSA, from the coding sequence ATGAGCTTGCAGGGCAAGAAGATCGCGATCCTGATCGCACCGCGCGGCACCGAGGATCCGGAGTTCGCCAAGCCGCGTGACGCGGTGAAGCAGGCGGGGGCGACCGTGACGGTCATCGGTTTGGAGGCCGGCGAGGCCGAGACGGTCAACAACGACCTCGACCCGGCCGGCCGCTACCAGGTGGATAGGACCATCGATGGCGCCACTGCCGCGGACTACGACGGGCTCGTCATCCCCGGCGGTTGCGTCGGCGCCGACAAGCTCCGGGCGAGCGAGGATGTCGTTGCGTTCGTCCGGGACTTCTTCGCCGCGGGTAAGCCGGTCGGGGTGATCTGCCACGGTCCCTGGACCCTGATCGAGGCGGACGTCGTGAAGGGCCGTACCTTGACCTCCTATCCCACGGTCCGGCGGGACATCGAGAACGCCGGTGGCACTTGGGTCGACGAGGAGGTCGTCTGCGACAAGGGGCTGGTCACCAGCCGTACCCCGAAGGATCTGCCCGCCTTCTGCGCCAAGATCGTCGAAGAGTTCGCGGAGGGCCGTCATCCCGACCAGGCCCGGAGCGCCTGA
- a CDS encoding catalase family protein → MTYLRYAPGIETPAADEQKTIDGIIAGMTQQSERVEKREHHAVRASHAKSSACVTGELTISPGLPPELAQGLFAMPGTHPVAVRFAQGPGETLGDRVSTHRGMSIKVFDVPGEKLPGHAVDTQDFVLATGTTFPSGTAAGFLRDGTVIGKSTGLPEGVKSAVSATMRNLNKALHAFGTESALADFFGHPYSHPLADSYFSQAPVRYGDHVAKLGAVPTTEAQRALSEWRLDPNQDEDGFRHATVAFFRENDVVFELKAQLWADAEKQPIEDASVDWPVSISPYRTVATLRLPRQDAYGPDRVRYFDEVMTFRPAHSLAVHRPLGSVMRARLQVYRALSDFRHRENGVVAEDTAGIDCIPA, encoded by the coding sequence ATGACCTACCTTCGATACGCCCCCGGCATCGAGACGCCTGCTGCGGACGAGCAAAAGACGATTGACGGCATCATCGCCGGCATGACGCAGCAATCCGAGAGGGTAGAGAAGCGCGAGCACCATGCGGTGCGGGCCAGCCACGCAAAGAGTTCGGCCTGCGTCACCGGCGAGTTGACGATTTCCCCCGGCCTGCCGCCCGAACTAGCCCAAGGGTTGTTCGCCATGCCCGGCACCCACCCCGTGGCGGTTCGGTTCGCTCAGGGGCCAGGCGAGACGCTGGGTGACCGGGTCTCGACCCACCGCGGCATGTCGATCAAGGTATTCGACGTCCCCGGCGAGAAGCTGCCCGGCCACGCGGTCGACACCCAGGATTTCGTCCTCGCGACTGGGACCACCTTTCCGTCCGGCACGGCGGCGGGCTTCCTGCGCGACGGAACGGTCATCGGCAAGTCGACGGGTCTGCCGGAGGGCGTGAAAAGCGCGGTGTCTGCCACCATGCGCAACCTCAACAAGGCGCTGCATGCCTTCGGCACCGAGAGCGCGCTCGCCGACTTCTTCGGCCATCCCTACAGCCACCCGCTCGCCGACAGCTACTTCAGCCAGGCGCCGGTTCGTTACGGCGACCACGTGGCCAAGCTCGGGGCCGTGCCGACGACCGAGGCCCAACGTGCGCTGTCCGAGTGGAGGCTCGACCCGAACCAGGACGAGGATGGCTTCCGGCACGCCACCGTCGCGTTCTTCCGAGAGAACGACGTGGTGTTCGAGTTGAAGGCACAGCTCTGGGCCGATGCCGAGAAACAGCCCATCGAGGATGCCTCGGTCGATTGGCCGGTCTCGATTAGCCCTTACCGCACGGTGGCGACGCTCCGACTGCCGCGCCAGGACGCCTACGGGCCGGACCGGGTGCGCTACTTCGACGAGGTGATGACCTTCCGCCCTGCGCACAGTCTCGCGGTGCACCGGCCGCTCGGTTCGGTGATGCGGGCGCGCCTCCAGGTCTACCGGGCCTTGAGCGACTTCCGCCACCGCGAGAACGGCGTCGTGGCCGAGGACACCGCCGGCATCGACTGCATCCCGGCGTGA
- a CDS encoding alpha/beta fold hydrolase: MSLHFERLGTGRPLLMVHGLGSNLRTWDPLLPALRGSRELILVDLPGHGRSAPLAGRQTVEAHADALAGFVQSQDLTSADLVGSSVGGRLVLEMARRGIGRHCVALDPGGFWHGWETPWFHSTLAASIRLVRLLRPFHPGLSRHAVTRTLLLAQLSARPWGLPPQLVVAELQSLAATPVFDAMLRELARGPLQQGSAKTPGLVTIGWGRQDHLLLPRQAARARVAFPSAHLHWFERCGHFPHWDQPAETARVILETVGKDAP, translated from the coding sequence ATGTCCCTACATTTTGAGCGCCTCGGCACGGGCCGGCCGCTGCTAATGGTCCATGGGTTGGGGTCTAATCTTCGCACCTGGGATCCGCTCTTGCCCGCGTTGCGCGGCTCGCGCGAACTGATTTTGGTCGACCTGCCGGGACATGGCAGATCGGCCCCGCTCGCGGGTCGGCAGACCGTGGAGGCCCATGCGGACGCCCTTGCCGGCTTCGTGCAGTCGCAAGACCTGACGTCCGCGGATCTTGTCGGCAGTTCGGTGGGGGGCCGGCTGGTGCTGGAGATGGCGCGGCGCGGTATCGGTCGGCACTGCGTGGCGCTTGATCCCGGCGGTTTCTGGCACGGTTGGGAAACGCCCTGGTTTCACTCGACGCTCGCAGCGTCGATACGCTTGGTTCGGTTGCTGCGGCCCTTCCATCCCGGCCTGTCGCGCCACGCCGTTACCCGCACGCTGCTGCTGGCCCAACTGTCGGCCCGTCCGTGGGGGCTCCCACCACAGCTTGTCGTGGCGGAGCTGCAGAGCCTGGCGGCCACACCGGTGTTCGATGCGATGCTGCGTGAGCTGGCACGCGGGCCGTTGCAGCAGGGTTCGGCAAAGACTCCCGGCCTTGTCACCATAGGCTGGGGCCGCCAAGACCACCTTCTGTTGCCGCGCCAGGCTGCACGCGCCCGGGTGGCATTCCCGTCGGCCCATCTGCACTGGTTCGAGCGCTGCGGCCACTTCCCGCATTGGGATCAGCCTGCCGAGACGGCGCGCGTGATCCTTGAAACGGTCGGGAAGGATGCGCCCTGA
- a CDS encoding molybdopterin-binding protein: MIRSPNRRALLLGASATAAAAMLGGCDRLGNAEWFRRTLKTGEDANMFVQRLLLSEATLAPEFAEADISPWFKPNGTEDPPDRDYKALAKGKFAKYHLEVGGLVEAPLKLSLADLRRLPARTQITRHDCVEGWSAIGKWTGVPLAELLTRAKLKPEARYVVFHCADTMDQGSPLEGGGDDEEADEVPAGNANPSMTKQSGSGESRKDSGGQQVTEDDAASGETPVRFYESIDLVDAFHPQTILAYDMNGQALPVSNGAPLRLRVERNLGYKQAKYVMRIEVVESFAHIGGGKGGYWEDQGYAWYAGI; this comes from the coding sequence ATGATCCGCTCCCCCAACCGACGCGCCCTCCTGCTGGGGGCTTCCGCCACGGCCGCAGCGGCCATGCTCGGCGGCTGCGACCGCCTCGGCAACGCGGAGTGGTTCCGGCGAACGCTGAAGACCGGCGAGGACGCCAACATGTTCGTGCAGCGCCTGCTCCTGAGCGAGGCGACGCTGGCACCCGAATTCGCCGAGGCCGATATCTCGCCGTGGTTCAAGCCGAACGGCACCGAGGACCCACCGGACAGGGACTACAAAGCCCTGGCGAAGGGCAAGTTCGCCAAGTACCACCTGGAGGTCGGCGGCCTCGTGGAGGCGCCCCTCAAGCTGTCCCTCGCCGACCTCCGCAGGCTCCCGGCCCGCACCCAGATCACCCGACACGATTGCGTCGAGGGGTGGAGCGCCATCGGCAAATGGACCGGGGTGCCCCTCGCCGAACTGCTCACTCGCGCGAAGCTCAAGCCGGAGGCGCGCTACGTGGTGTTCCACTGCGCCGACACCATGGACCAGGGCAGCCCGCTCGAAGGCGGTGGGGACGACGAGGAGGCCGACGAGGTCCCTGCCGGCAACGCCAACCCGAGCATGACCAAGCAGTCGGGCAGCGGCGAGAGCAGGAAGGACTCCGGCGGCCAGCAGGTGACGGAGGACGATGCGGCCAGCGGGGAAACGCCGGTTCGGTTCTACGAGAGCATCGACCTTGTCGACGCGTTCCACCCGCAGACCATCCTCGCCTACGACATGAACGGGCAAGCGCTTCCCGTGTCGAACGGCGCACCCTTGCGCCTGCGGGTCGAGCGCAACCTCGGCTACAAGCAGGCGAAGTACGTGATGCGCATCGAGGTGGTCGAGAGCTTCGCCCACATCGGCGGGGGCAAGGGCGGCTACTGGGAGGACCAGGGCTACGCCTGGTACGCCGGCATCTGA
- a CDS encoding cytochrome b/b6 domain-containing protein: MARTYLTRSAPETGEVERRRWMFRHPLVIRVTHWVNAVCLLVLLMSGLQIFNAHPALYWGKVSTFDAPLMAMSQTEDDPPKGVTTVLGRTFDTTGVLGSSVGSDGEAADRGFPAWATLPSDQDLTGGRSWHFFFAWAFVLNGLAYLIYGLVSGQLRFRVIPSRDQIRHFGASIWEHLMLRFPQGDEAKRYNVIQKLTYLVVLFVLLPVQVLAGLAMSPAMDAAFPFLLTLFDGRQSARTVHFIVAALLVLFVVVHVALVLLSGFWNNMRGMLTGWFVIERKVEPAVSARDPRT, from the coding sequence TTGGCTCGAACCTACCTGACCCGATCCGCTCCGGAGACCGGCGAGGTCGAGCGTCGCCGCTGGATGTTTCGCCATCCCCTCGTCATCCGGGTCACCCACTGGGTGAACGCGGTCTGCCTGCTTGTCCTGCTGATGAGCGGCCTGCAGATATTCAACGCCCACCCGGCCCTGTACTGGGGCAAGGTCTCGACCTTCGACGCGCCGCTCATGGCGATGTCCCAGACCGAGGACGACCCGCCCAAGGGCGTCACGACCGTCCTGGGGCGGACTTTCGACACCACCGGTGTTCTGGGCTCCTCGGTCGGCTCCGACGGCGAGGCGGCGGACCGCGGCTTCCCGGCCTGGGCGACCTTGCCGAGCGACCAGGACCTCACCGGCGGCCGCTCCTGGCACTTCTTCTTCGCCTGGGCCTTCGTCCTGAACGGCCTCGCCTACCTAATCTATGGTCTGGTCAGCGGGCAGCTTCGGTTCCGGGTAATCCCTTCCCGTGACCAGATCCGGCATTTCGGCGCGTCGATTTGGGAGCATTTGATGCTGCGCTTCCCGCAAGGCGACGAGGCCAAGCGCTACAACGTCATCCAGAAGCTTACCTACCTCGTCGTGCTGTTCGTGCTCCTGCCGGTGCAGGTGCTGGCGGGGCTCGCGATGTCGCCGGCCATGGACGCCGCCTTTCCCTTCCTGCTGACGCTGTTCGACGGACGCCAGTCGGCCCGCACGGTCCACTTCATCGTGGCGGCCCTGCTGGTCCTGTTCGTGGTCGTGCACGTCGCCCTGGTCCTGCTGTCTGGCTTCTGGAACAACATGCGCGGCATGCTCACCGGCTGGTTCGTGATCGAGCGCAAGGTCGAGCCGGCCGTTTCAGCCAGAGATCCCCGGACATGA
- a CDS encoding SMEK domain-containing protein, whose amino-acid sequence MRQLEIENQLREVVSRIVVQVELATAQGRTDINLALEDAFIPILKSIYNLPQLVNLNRKQKNYPGIDLGDDHDRVAFQITSTTTLDKVKGTIRQFMDRAYYNDFDELFILMLSRKQASYSQPSVNELLTDQFAFNCKKHIIDLSDLLGQVSGLRLAAQERVLAEFRHILGEIDAFISFSAEGIAAPVAITTNLQRIGLPDAAYVAELTIDDKAVISRAKRELNYKGYAKSRKAVVKMALLLNGVETDAWVCHDNKLFSFLDIEQCGLRSVVDEGLVERLAISDLADSPELDNVNILKQLLSAETQERLKKLHVRMHAKDRFFFFGPVEEGQTERKETWVGKRAATRRVYELKYQRKDPTKVAHHTHFSFELTFTKLDDDWYVQIVPSWYYSYNGYVRSNWHEDLLSTQKALEHNASVRNMVRFLAHFLSKMYDVQDDGVRFLSLLEFDVGEANEGDQAESDEGDDLAEGAVA is encoded by the coding sequence ATGAGGCAGCTAGAGATCGAGAACCAGCTCCGTGAGGTGGTCAGCCGCATCGTGGTTCAGGTAGAACTGGCCACGGCGCAAGGACGAACCGACATCAACCTCGCGCTTGAGGATGCGTTCATCCCTATCTTGAAGTCGATCTACAACCTGCCTCAACTCGTCAATTTGAATCGAAAGCAGAAGAATTATCCAGGAATTGATCTCGGCGACGACCACGACCGCGTCGCGTTCCAGATCACATCGACGACGACGCTCGACAAGGTGAAGGGCACGATCCGCCAGTTCATGGATCGGGCCTACTACAATGATTTCGACGAGCTGTTCATCCTCATGCTGTCGAGGAAACAGGCCTCCTACAGCCAGCCCTCGGTCAACGAGCTGTTGACGGACCAATTCGCCTTCAACTGCAAGAAGCACATCATCGATCTCAGCGATCTCCTCGGTCAGGTATCTGGCCTTCGGCTCGCTGCCCAGGAAAGAGTGCTAGCCGAGTTCAGGCACATTCTGGGCGAGATCGACGCCTTTATCAGCTTCAGTGCCGAGGGCATCGCGGCGCCGGTAGCAATAACAACGAACCTCCAGCGGATCGGTCTTCCCGACGCGGCGTATGTCGCCGAGCTGACGATCGACGACAAGGCCGTGATCTCCAGGGCAAAGCGGGAGCTCAACTACAAAGGTTACGCGAAGAGCCGCAAAGCCGTTGTCAAGATGGCGCTCCTCCTCAACGGTGTGGAGACCGACGCGTGGGTCTGCCACGACAACAAGCTGTTCTCGTTCCTCGATATCGAGCAGTGCGGGCTGCGCAGTGTCGTCGACGAAGGGTTGGTGGAGCGGTTGGCGATATCTGATCTCGCCGACTCGCCCGAGTTGGACAACGTCAACATCCTGAAGCAGCTTCTGTCCGCCGAAACTCAGGAGCGGTTAAAGAAGCTGCACGTCCGCATGCATGCCAAGGACAGGTTTTTCTTTTTCGGTCCCGTCGAGGAAGGTCAGACCGAGCGGAAGGAGACGTGGGTCGGCAAAAGGGCGGCAACCCGACGTGTCTATGAGCTGAAATACCAGCGCAAGGACCCAACCAAGGTCGCCCACCACACCCACTTCTCGTTCGAACTGACGTTCACGAAGCTGGATGACGACTGGTACGTGCAGATCGTGCCGAGCTGGTACTACTCGTACAACGGTTACGTCAGATCGAACTGGCACGAGGACCTTCTGTCGACGCAGAAGGCTCTCGAACACAACGCCAGCGTCCGGAACATGGTCCGCTTCCTCGCCCACTTCCTGTCCAAAATGTACGACGTCCAGGATGACGGCGTCCGCTTCCTGTCGTTGCTGGAGTTCGACGTCGGGGAGGCTAATGAGGGCGACCAGGCCGAGAGCGATGAGGGTGACGATTTGGCTGAGGGAGCCGTCGCATGA